The nucleotide sequence CTGCCCGTCAATATCGATGAGAAAATAACCTATGCGCGCGTCAATAACAGTGGTTATGCGTTGGGTGTGATCGCTTCTAATTTCTATGATAACCCTTCGTCCAGAATAAAACTGGTTGGCGTAACCGGGACTAATGGAAAAACTACAACCGTGACGTTATTGTTCAACCTGTTTAAAACATTGGGTTATAAGGCGGGGCTGATATCGACAGTGAAAAATCAGATTAACCTGGAAGTGATCCCCGCAACACATACTACTCCCGATGCTGTCAGCCTGAATGAATTGCTAAAACAAATGGTTGAGCGCGGCTGCCAGTATTGTTTCATGGAAGTGAGCTCGCATGCTGTAGTTCAGCATCGCATTGCAGGTTTAAATTTTGCCGGGGGTGTGTTCACCAATATCACACATGATCACCTTGATTACCATAAAACATTCGATGAATATATAAAGGCTAAAAAGGGCTTTTTTGATCAGCTCGGAGAAGATGCATTTGCCCTGGTGAATAAGGATGATGCCAATGGTATGATAATGCTTCAAAATACCAGGGCAAAGAAAAAAGCATATGCTTTGAAAAGCAACGCTGATTTCAAATGCAAAATTATGGAAAACCAGTTTTCCGGTTTGCTGTTGAATGTGGATGGCAGTGAGGTCTGGACGAAGCTTATCGGAACATTTAATGCATATAATATCCTGGCCGTATACGCGACAGCCACTCTTTTAAAGGAGAACAAAGTGAATATCCTTACCACCCTGAGTAATCTGAACTCAGTGGAGGGTCGGTTTGAATATGTACATACCGGAAATGGTATTGTCGGTATTGTTGATTACGCGCACACTCCAGATGCCTTGCTGAATGTGTTGAAAACGGTAAATGATATCCGCACAGGTAATGAACAGGTAATAAGCATTGTTGGCTGTGGCGGTGATCGTGATGCGCAGAAGCGTCCGTTAATGGCGCAGATCGCCTGTGAATTGAGTACGAAGGTTATTCTTACTTCCGACAATCCGCGTTCTGAAGATCCCAATGAAATCATCAGGCAAATGCAAAAGGGTGTAGAACCTCAGCATTACAAAAAGGCATTGACGATTCCTGATCGTAAAGAAGCCATTAAAATGGCATGTTCAATAGCGAACCCCGGTGACATCATCCTGCTTGCCGGTAAAGGGCATGAGACGTATCAGGAGATAAAAGGCGTTAAGCATCCGTTTGATGACATGGAAATTTTGAAAGAGAATTTAAAACTATTTGAGAAATAATGTTTTACTATTTATTCGACTTCTTACACAGGCAATATGATCTCC is from Bacteroidota bacterium and encodes:
- a CDS encoding UDP-N-acetylmuramoyl-L-alanyl-D-glutamate--2,6-diaminopimelate ligase, encoding LPVNIDEKITYARVNNSGYALGVIASNFYDNPSSRIKLVGVTGTNGKTTTVTLLFNLFKTLGYKAGLISTVKNQINLEVIPATHTTPDAVSLNELLKQMVERGCQYCFMEVSSHAVVQHRIAGLNFAGGVFTNITHDHLDYHKTFDEYIKAKKGFFDQLGEDAFALVNKDDANGMIMLQNTRAKKKAYALKSNADFKCKIMENQFSGLLLNVDGSEVWTKLIGTFNAYNILAVYATATLLKENKVNILTTLSNLNSVEGRFEYVHTGNGIVGIVDYAHTPDALLNVLKTVNDIRTGNEQVISIVGCGGDRDAQKRPLMAQIACELSTKVILTSDNPRSEDPNEIIRQMQKGVEPQHYKKALTIPDRKEAIKMACSIANPGDIILLAGKGHETYQEIKGVKHPFDDMEILKENLKLFEK